The following coding sequences lie in one Pontibacter sp. G13 genomic window:
- a CDS encoding 2-oxoglutarate dehydrogenase E1 component, with protein sequence MSDHFSFLSNATPEYIDNVYRAWQQDPESVGPEWRSFFSGFEFALAKYGDSTESSAPAGNDTVASKEILVLNLINDYRKRGHLFTKTNPVRERRKYTPNLDLANYQLSDADLDTVFQAGKEVGLGPAKLRDILDMLKQTYCQAIGSEYVYVRKPEMVAWLQQKIEQNRNTPNFSIEKKRHILAKLNEAVIFEKFLGTKFVGQKRFSLEGAETLIPALDAVIEKGADLGIAEFIIGMAHRGRLNVLANTLKKEYDEIFSEFEGKEYAEGVFQGDVKYHLGFSADIETSSNRKVHLSLMPNPSHLEAVDPVVQGAARAKIDRKYNSDFSKLAPILIHGDAAIAAQGVVYEVIQMSLLPGYKAGGTIHLVINNQVGFTTNYIDGRSSTYCTDIAKVTQSPVFHVNGDDAEAVVYAIELAMEFRQQFNRDVFIDLLSYRRHGHNEADEPAFTQPLLYKTIKKHKDPRQIYFDRLLNSGDVEANMAKELELEFKKKLQAELEESRAKDKLEFAPYLKDTWSGIRRVSNEDFEGLSPVTGVSSKKLAAIGKKLHDIPETFKAHKKIRKLFGDRLTFLDEDRLDWALGELLAYGSLLLEGYPIRLSGQDVRRGTFSHRHAVIVSEDAEQDYIPLNHLAEDQQAEFVAYNSLLSEYGVLGFEYGYSITNPNNIVIWEAQFGDFANGAQIMMDQYISAGETKWQRMTGLIQLLPHGYEGQGPEHSSARIERYLDLCARKNMQVLNCTTPANFFHAIRRQVHREFRIPLVVFTPKKLLRYPGCVSPLSDFGEGTRFQEVIDDPVADPSKVKKVLVCTGKIYYDLLEEKQKSNRDDVAIVRIEQLYPLPVDQLRALIKRYKKAGVTWNWVQEEPRNMGAWNYVLRVITEIDLKVICRKPSPSPASGYYKQHAAELEAILDEAFDRVSEKAAPVTK encoded by the coding sequence ATGTCTGACCATTTTTCGTTTCTCAGCAATGCCACGCCTGAATATATCGATAACGTATATCGCGCCTGGCAACAAGATCCGGAATCAGTAGGTCCGGAATGGAGGAGCTTCTTCTCTGGATTTGAATTTGCGCTCGCCAAATACGGCGACTCCACGGAATCTTCCGCACCTGCCGGAAATGATACCGTTGCCTCCAAGGAGATTTTGGTACTCAACCTCATCAATGACTACCGAAAGCGCGGTCACCTCTTCACCAAGACCAATCCGGTTCGCGAACGGCGGAAGTACACGCCCAACCTTGATCTTGCCAATTATCAGCTCTCCGATGCCGATCTCGATACGGTATTCCAAGCTGGTAAAGAGGTCGGTTTGGGACCTGCCAAGCTGCGCGACATTTTGGATATGCTCAAACAGACCTATTGCCAGGCGATTGGATCTGAGTATGTGTATGTCCGAAAACCAGAGATGGTTGCTTGGCTTCAGCAGAAGATCGAGCAAAACCGCAACACCCCCAATTTCTCCATCGAAAAGAAGCGCCACATTCTCGCAAAGCTGAATGAGGCGGTGATCTTTGAGAAATTTCTCGGAACCAAATTCGTCGGACAGAAACGGTTCTCCCTGGAAGGGGCTGAAACACTGATCCCTGCACTGGATGCCGTCATCGAAAAAGGTGCTGATCTCGGTATTGCCGAGTTCATCATCGGAATGGCGCACCGTGGGCGTTTGAACGTGTTGGCCAATACGCTCAAAAAAGAATACGACGAAATTTTCTCTGAATTCGAGGGGAAAGAATACGCTGAAGGGGTTTTCCAAGGCGATGTGAAATATCACTTGGGCTTCTCTGCGGATATTGAGACCTCCTCCAACCGTAAGGTGCACCTTTCCTTGATGCCCAACCCTTCCCATTTGGAAGCGGTTGATCCGGTTGTTCAGGGAGCTGCTCGCGCAAAAATTGATCGCAAATACAACAGCGATTTCTCCAAATTGGCACCTATCCTTATCCACGGTGATGCAGCCATCGCTGCTCAAGGGGTGGTGTATGAGGTGATCCAAATGTCTCTCTTGCCCGGTTACAAGGCGGGGGGAACCATCCACTTGGTCATCAACAACCAAGTAGGATTCACGACCAACTATATCGACGGTCGTTCTTCCACGTACTGTACTGACATTGCCAAGGTGACCCAGTCGCCTGTATTCCACGTGAATGGTGATGATGCCGAGGCAGTTGTTTACGCGATCGAACTGGCCATGGAATTCCGCCAGCAGTTCAATCGCGATGTCTTCATCGATCTCTTGTCTTATCGTCGTCATGGACACAATGAAGCAGATGAGCCTGCGTTCACGCAGCCATTGCTCTACAAGACGATCAAAAAGCACAAAGATCCTCGTCAAATCTACTTCGATCGCCTGTTGAATTCCGGTGATGTGGAGGCGAATATGGCGAAGGAGCTAGAACTTGAATTCAAGAAAAAACTTCAGGCTGAGCTTGAGGAATCCCGTGCCAAAGACAAATTGGAGTTTGCTCCATATTTGAAAGATACTTGGTCTGGCATTCGTCGAGTTTCCAACGAAGATTTTGAAGGTCTTTCTCCGGTGACGGGTGTTTCTTCCAAGAAACTGGCCGCTATCGGCAAAAAGCTTCACGATATTCCTGAGACCTTTAAAGCGCACAAGAAAATCCGCAAACTGTTTGGCGATCGCTTGACCTTCTTGGACGAAGATCGCTTGGACTGGGCGCTTGGGGAATTGCTGGCTTATGGCAGTTTGTTGCTGGAAGGATACCCAATCCGTCTGAGTGGACAGGATGTTCGCCGAGGTACATTCTCTCACCGTCATGCTGTGATCGTGAGTGAGGATGCGGAGCAGGATTACATTCCGCTCAATCACTTGGCTGAAGATCAGCAAGCAGAGTTCGTTGCTTACAACTCATTGCTGTCTGAATATGGGGTACTCGGATTTGAGTATGGATACTCTATCACCAACCCAAATAATATTGTGATCTGGGAAGCACAGTTTGGCGACTTCGCCAACGGCGCTCAAATCATGATGGACCAATACATCTCTGCTGGCGAAACCAAATGGCAGCGGATGACTGGATTGATCCAATTGTTGCCTCATGGCTATGAAGGTCAGGGACCGGAACACTCTTCCGCTCGTATCGAGCGTTACCTCGATTTGTGCGCGCGCAAGAACATGCAGGTTCTGAACTGTACTACGCCGGCCAACTTCTTCCACGCTATTCGTCGTCAGGTTCACCGCGAGTTCCGTATTCCTTTGGTGGTATTCACCCCGAAGAAATTGTTGCGCTATCCGGGATGTGTGAGCCCGTTGTCTGATTTCGGAGAGGGAACACGCTTCCAAGAAGTCATCGATGATCCGGTAGCTGATCCATCCAAAGTCAAGAAGGTTCTGGTATGTACCGGAAAAATCTACTATGACTTGTTGGAGGAAAAACAAAAATCTAACCGTGATGACGTGGCCATTGTGCGGATCGAGCAATTGTATCCGTTGCCCGTAGACCAGCTGAGAGCATTGATCAAGCGCTACAAGAAGGCAGGTGTCACTTGGAACTGGGTTCAGGAAGAGCCTCGTAACATGGGTGCATGGAACTATGTATTGCGCGTAATCACCGAGATTGATTTGAAGGTGATCTGCCGCAAGCCATCTCCAAGCCCCGCAAGTGGATACTACAAGCAACATGCAGCTGAATTGGAAGCTATCCTTGATGAAGCATTTGATCGTGTTTCTGAAAAAGCGGCTCCAGTCACTAAATAA
- a CDS encoding M14 family metallopeptidase, producing MKLSTGIALLGLVLDMSLNSEWTTPYEASDKMASATYEEAIDYYQRLSEAYPEISLLEGGKTDVGRPLHLVVIDGDGFNDPQEVAEAGKVVLFINNGIHPGEPCGIDASMMLARDLVQEKAFNDLLKHVTVVLVPIYNVGGSLNRGCCSRANQVGPEAYGFRGNARNLDLNRDFIKADSKNAKAFTAFFQAWKPHLFIDTHTTNGADYQATMTYLPSHPDKLGPQTGPYMQNELIPAMEKWMSKTPYILSPYVNSVGSTPDDGIAAFLDAPRYSSGYAALSYSMGFTTEAHMLKSFEDRVSATYSFLEGMIRHAHKNASDLRNAVEADRQAAASQKLFAVDWELDQTDSVMIDFKGFEAKYKPSEVTGQPRLYYDRSAPYTKPIPYYHRFAAKAEVETPDAYLIPQVYSEVIERLEMNGVELKQIAVDTVLDVEVYRIEDVNTLNFPWEGHYFHRNVVVSKDFVSLPFYAGDYVAFTNQTTNPYLVHTLEPFSTDAFFRWNFFDAILMRKEYFSPYVFEDEAAAMLSENVELKQAFEALKAQDSVFAAQPRMQLNYLYEHSEHYEQSYNRYPVVRWTGENPLPLK from the coding sequence ATGAAACTTTCCACTGGAATTGCACTTCTGGGACTTGTGCTTGACATGAGCCTGAATAGTGAATGGACCACTCCATACGAAGCATCGGACAAAATGGCGTCAGCTACCTATGAGGAAGCCATAGATTATTACCAACGGTTATCCGAAGCGTATCCCGAAATCTCTCTGCTAGAGGGAGGAAAGACGGATGTGGGTCGACCGCTGCACCTTGTGGTGATAGATGGAGATGGATTCAATGATCCTCAAGAAGTGGCAGAAGCAGGGAAAGTAGTCCTATTCATCAACAATGGCATTCATCCGGGAGAGCCTTGTGGGATAGATGCAAGCATGATGCTGGCGAGAGATTTGGTTCAGGAAAAAGCATTCAATGATTTGCTGAAGCATGTTACAGTGGTCCTTGTGCCTATTTACAATGTGGGCGGTTCGCTCAATCGTGGTTGTTGTAGTCGTGCCAATCAGGTTGGTCCCGAGGCTTATGGATTTAGGGGAAATGCCAGAAACCTCGATCTGAATCGGGATTTCATCAAAGCTGACTCCAAAAATGCCAAAGCTTTCACGGCTTTCTTTCAGGCTTGGAAACCGCATCTCTTTATTGATACCCACACGACCAACGGCGCCGACTATCAAGCGACGATGACCTACTTGCCTTCGCATCCTGACAAGTTGGGACCGCAAACCGGGCCTTACATGCAGAATGAGTTGATCCCTGCGATGGAAAAATGGATGTCCAAGACCCCCTACATTCTTTCCCCTTATGTGAATTCGGTGGGAAGTACTCCCGATGATGGGATTGCGGCCTTTTTGGATGCTCCAAGATATTCCTCTGGGTATGCGGCTCTTTCATACTCGATGGGATTCACGACGGAAGCTCACATGTTGAAATCATTTGAGGATCGGGTATCAGCCACCTACTCTTTCTTGGAGGGAATGATCCGTCATGCTCATAAGAATGCCTCAGACCTAAGGAATGCAGTGGAAGCGGATCGTCAAGCTGCCGCTTCCCAAAAATTATTCGCAGTGGATTGGGAATTGGATCAGACCGATTCAGTCATGATCGATTTCAAAGGATTTGAGGCGAAATACAAGCCCAGCGAGGTGACTGGCCAGCCAAGATTGTACTACGACCGAAGTGCGCCGTACACGAAGCCCATTCCCTATTACCATCGATTTGCGGCAAAGGCCGAAGTAGAAACGCCAGATGCATACCTCATCCCCCAAGTGTATTCAGAGGTGATTGAGCGTCTAGAAATGAATGGTGTGGAGCTGAAGCAGATTGCTGTAGACACCGTGTTGGATGTGGAAGTGTATCGAATCGAGGATGTGAATACGCTAAATTTCCCTTGGGAAGGTCATTACTTTCATCGAAATGTGGTGGTGTCCAAGGACTTTGTGAGTCTTCCTTTTTATGCAGGAGATTATGTCGCATTCACCAATCAGACGACCAATCCCTATCTGGTCCATACCCTGGAGCCCTTTTCTACAGATGCATTTTTTAGGTGGAATTTCTTCGATGCGATCTTGATGCGCAAGGAATATTTCTCTCCTTATGTGTTTGAAGATGAGGCCGCAGCGATGTTGTCGGAGAATGTAGAATTGAAGCAGGCCTTTGAAGCGCTCAAGGCTCAGGATAGCGTTTTTGCTGCTCAGCCTCGTATGCAGTTGAATTATCTATATGAACATTCAGAGCATTATGAGCAGAGCTACAATCGATACCCAGTCGTAAGGTGGACGGGAGAAAATCCCCTTCCTTTGAAATAG
- a CDS encoding very short patch repair endonuclease, translating into MTDKLSPAQRSRLMGKVKRRDTIPELLVRKYLHAAGYRFRVDVAKLPGRPDIVMRKFKTAIFIHGCFWHGHENCSLFKIPKTRTDWWQAKIDRNRSRDAAAIEALREEGWRVWVIWECELKKRRRGATLHHLLESLVALEYPAEL; encoded by the coding sequence ATGACAGACAAACTCTCTCCCGCTCAGCGCAGCAGACTGATGGGCAAGGTCAAAAGGCGAGACACGATCCCTGAATTACTCGTCAGAAAGTACCTCCACGCCGCGGGATACCGCTTTCGGGTAGATGTAGCCAAACTCCCTGGAAGGCCGGATATCGTTATGCGCAAATTCAAAACCGCCATATTCATCCACGGCTGCTTTTGGCATGGCCACGAAAATTGCTCATTATTCAAGATCCCAAAGACCAGAACCGACTGGTGGCAAGCCAAAATCGACCGTAACCGATCACGCGATGCAGCAGCCATAGAAGCCCTTCGAGAGGAAGGTTGGCGCGTATGGGTCATCTGGGAATGTGAGCTGAAAAAACGAAGAAGAGGAGCTACCTTGCACCATCTGCTGGAGTCATTGGTCGCATTGGAATATCCAGCAGAACTTTAA
- a CDS encoding thioesterase family protein encodes MDQDQAPRKSKTEITVRSWTLDLYGQVSNAKFLEFLEEARWNHFEGFFESGMFLDLDLAFMLVHVDLNYRDGAYLGDILDIETWISRIGNKSITLSQTITNRPDGRLIIEGAVTFVVKDLKKGVAVPITGRMRDMFLRER; translated from the coding sequence ATGGATCAAGATCAAGCACCCCGGAAATCGAAAACTGAGATCACCGTCCGAAGCTGGACATTGGATCTCTACGGTCAAGTCAGCAACGCCAAGTTTCTGGAATTTCTGGAGGAGGCACGCTGGAACCATTTTGAAGGGTTTTTCGAGTCCGGAATGTTCCTTGATCTGGACCTCGCGTTCATGCTTGTCCATGTGGATTTGAATTATCGGGATGGCGCCTATCTGGGTGATATTCTCGATATCGAAACTTGGATCAGCAGAATCGGCAACAAGAGTATCACGCTTTCCCAAACCATCACCAATCGCCCAGATGGTCGTCTGATCATTGAAGGAGCGGTCACATTTGTGGTCAAGGATCTCAAAAAAGGCGTAGCTGTTCCGATTACAGGACGGATGCGAGACATGTTCCTCAGAGAACGCTAA
- the aroB gene encoding 3-dehydroquinate synthase, whose translation MTEYPIHIGVGAIPALIRLLENSNYSQIIVLSDDNTARACYPLIQSELPPHIHITVPAGEAHKNLETCTNIWEQMTQANIDRKAIMLNLGGGVIGDMGGMAAGLYKRGIDFIQIPTTLLSQVDASVGGKLGIDFHGFKNHIGLFREPKGVFIEPEFLKTLPESEIRSGFAEIVKHHLIADKAAWAELQLQQRMQDWNLTQLIQHSVAIKARIVEADPLERGIRKALNFGHTIGHAVESTFLEAGEPMLHGDAVAIGMICESWIAHTLRLISDQELEAITAYIQAVYPFRQIPMEWQEEILDRTRNDKKNEGGLILCSLLEGIGKAAVNQPITREQIADALAYYRQLGQANAT comes from the coding sequence ATGACGGAATATCCTATCCATATCGGGGTCGGAGCCATTCCTGCGCTTATCCGACTATTGGAGAATAGCAACTACTCCCAAATCATTGTCCTTTCAGACGACAATACCGCCCGGGCTTGCTATCCCTTGATACAATCTGAACTCCCACCACATATCCATATCACTGTTCCCGCTGGAGAGGCTCACAAGAACCTCGAAACCTGCACAAACATTTGGGAACAGATGACCCAAGCCAATATTGACCGCAAAGCGATCATGCTCAATTTGGGCGGAGGAGTTATTGGAGATATGGGGGGGATGGCTGCTGGCCTATACAAAAGAGGGATTGATTTCATCCAGATTCCCACGACGCTGCTCTCACAAGTGGATGCCAGTGTGGGAGGGAAATTGGGGATCGATTTCCACGGCTTCAAAAATCATATCGGTCTATTCCGCGAACCGAAAGGCGTATTCATCGAGCCGGAGTTTCTCAAGACTTTGCCGGAATCCGAAATTCGCTCTGGATTCGCAGAGATCGTCAAGCACCACCTCATTGCGGATAAAGCTGCTTGGGCAGAACTCCAGCTCCAACAGCGGATGCAAGACTGGAACCTCACCCAATTGATCCAGCACAGTGTAGCCATCAAAGCCCGCATTGTCGAGGCTGATCCATTGGAACGAGGGATTCGCAAAGCCCTTAATTTCGGACACACGATTGGACATGCGGTGGAGAGCACCTTTTTGGAAGCGGGAGAACCCATGCTTCATGGAGATGCAGTAGCCATAGGCATGATCTGCGAGTCTTGGATTGCTCATACACTCCGGCTGATTTCGGACCAAGAGCTGGAGGCCATTACCGCCTACATCCAAGCCGTCTATCCATTTCGCCAAATCCCCATGGAATGGCAGGAAGAGATTCTCGATCGGACGCGCAACGACAAGAAAAATGAAGGTGGACTGATCCTTTGTTCTTTGTTGGAAGGAATAGGCAAAGCCGCGGTCAATCAACCGATCACCCGTGAGCAGATTGCAGATGCTCTTGCGTATTACCGTCAATTGGGACAAGCGAATGCTACTTGA